One window from the genome of Nicotiana tomentosiformis chromosome 5, ASM39032v3, whole genome shotgun sequence encodes:
- the LOC138892557 gene encoding uncharacterized protein, which translates to MYFDDATHREGAGASVVFVTSQGEVLPHSFTLMQLCSNNVAEYQALILGLEMAVKMKQLQLQVIGDSQLVINQLLGSYEVKKPELRPYNDYAKNLMGLFGDVTIQHVPRKENKKVDSLAALTSLLTLASFTTKILYIEDHLREYSCDA; encoded by the coding sequence ATGTACTTTGATGATGCTACACATCGCGAAGGAGCTGGTGCTAgtgtagtatttgtcacttctcaaggtgaagttctGCCCCATTCTTTTACATTGATGCAACTCTGCTCTAACAAtgttgctgagtatcaagcattaatacttgggcttgaaatggctgtcAAAATGAAGCAGTTGCAATTACAAGTCATTGGTGACTCTCAGTTGGTGATCAACCAACTTctaggtagttacgaggtcaagaaaccTGAACTACGCCCATATAATGATTATGCTAAAAACTTAATGGGGTTGTTCGGTGACGTGACTATTCAacatgtgccaaggaaagaaaacaagaaggttGATTCTTTAGCTGCCCTAACTTCATTGTTAAccctcgcttcctttactacaaagatactttATATAGAAGATCATTTGAGGGAGTATTCTTGTGATGCTTAG